A single region of the Desulfobacterales bacterium genome encodes:
- a CDS encoding DUF2339 domain-containing protein, which yields MKCPQCNREVVTSICPFCKFEVAKIQSLGLIKDEIFKIQKDFLSISKRLEFLGDKFSDYEKSLLPLTKPNEPEKIKEKIEQELIDEQENVVLKPKEEQSEIKLETKEESSNRPIPPLLPKYRITVPLIEKSESKEIGEINVGQKWLLIAGIITTVLSVGWFLKYSFDQNWIGPAGRVAMAFMMGMAFLFAGESFRKKTLGAFGLYLIGGGIAILYFAAFAGFQIYKLIPQGTAFGLMVMITALAGSLSLVYDTKWLSVLGLIGGFITPIALSKGIDSQITLMTYMTILNAGILSIAFFKQWKLLNYLGFVLTWVLFTGWFSKYYRFYNTPPSKFWITTLYLNIFFLAYAFVPFVYHIRKEHKKSLSGIGIIMPNTFVAFGYSFYMIKAYFGLQYVSIATIIYSAIFIWMAQFIYSRNKEQVAAFVMLIAKASLFLTITIPIIFSGHWITFFWALQAVITLWIAVKLQNKWMHVSFYILMCIVLFKFVIYDYNEIFNFNFDRMYFYYDYTKKLTERFVTEILVLLSLFTSVMLSKRILTKKIPAEYDRFALSIVFGIVLFIVLNIEVSGFFHFYAKKAKFASISVLWAIFSISLMGLGFAKNNAALRKTAIGLFALTFLKVFLSDMNEVSTPYRIISFLILGLLLIGGSYLYYRLKERIIPNQ from the coding sequence ATGAAATGCCCTCAATGCAATAGAGAAGTTGTTACATCAATATGTCCTTTTTGTAAGTTTGAAGTAGCTAAAATACAATCATTGGGACTTATCAAGGACGAAATTTTTAAAATTCAAAAAGATTTTTTATCAATATCAAAGAGGCTCGAATTTTTGGGAGATAAATTCTCTGATTATGAAAAATCATTACTCCCTCTTACAAAACCTAACGAGCCTGAAAAAATTAAAGAAAAAATCGAACAGGAATTAATAGACGAGCAAGAAAACGTTGTTTTAAAACCAAAAGAAGAACAGTCTGAAATAAAACTCGAAACAAAAGAAGAGTCAAGTAATCGTCCAATTCCTCCTCTTCTCCCAAAATATAGAATAACTGTTCCACTTATTGAAAAGTCAGAATCAAAAGAAATAGGCGAAATAAATGTAGGTCAAAAATGGCTATTGATAGCCGGTATAATTACAACAGTATTGTCTGTGGGATGGTTTTTAAAGTATTCGTTTGATCAAAACTGGATAGGACCTGCTGGACGGGTTGCCATGGCTTTTATGATGGGAATGGCTTTTCTGTTTGCAGGAGAATCTTTTAGAAAAAAAACATTGGGAGCATTTGGCCTTTATTTAATTGGAGGCGGAATAGCAATTCTTTATTTTGCAGCATTTGCAGGATTTCAAATATATAAATTAATTCCACAAGGAACAGCATTTGGTCTAATGGTAATGATTACAGCTCTTGCCGGATCTTTATCTCTTGTGTATGATACAAAATGGCTTTCTGTTTTAGGTCTTATCGGAGGATTTATTACACCTATAGCTTTAAGTAAAGGGATTGACAGCCAAATAACTTTGATGACATACATGACGATTTTAAATGCTGGCATTTTATCTATTGCTTTTTTTAAACAATGGAAGCTACTTAATTATCTGGGTTTTGTACTAACTTGGGTTTTATTTACGGGTTGGTTCTCCAAATATTATCGATTTTATAATACTCCACCTTCAAAATTTTGGATAACAACTCTTTATCTTAATATTTTCTTCCTTGCTTATGCGTTTGTGCCTTTTGTATATCATATACGTAAAGAACATAAGAAATCTTTAAGTGGTATCGGCATAATAATGCCTAATACATTTGTTGCATTTGGTTACTCTTTCTATATGATTAAAGCATATTTTGGTCTTCAATATGTGAGCATAGCAACAATAATTTATTCAGCAATTTTTATATGGATGGCTCAATTTATATACAGCCGTAATAAAGAACAGGTTGCCGCTTTTGTTATGCTGATAGCAAAAGCATCATTATTTTTAACTATTACTATCCCGATTATATTTTCTGGACATTGGATTACATTTTTTTGGGCTTTGCAGGCGGTAATAACATTATGGATAGCAGTAAAACTTCAAAATAAATGGATGCATGTAAGCTTTTATATACTAATGTGTATAGTTTTATTTAAGTTTGTTATTTATGATTATAATGAAATTTTTAATTTTAATTTTGACAGAATGTATTTTTATTATGATTATACAAAAAAATTAACGGAAAGATTTGTAACTGAAATATTAGTTCTTCTGTCATTATTTACGTCGGTTATGCTTTCTAAAAGAATTTTAACAAAAAAAATACCAGCAGAATATGATAGATTTGCATTATCAATTGTTTTCGGAATAGTTCTTTTTATAGTATTAAATATTGAAGTTTCAGGATTTTTTCATTTTTATGCAAAAAAAGCAAAGTTTGCTTCAATATCTGTTCTTTGGGCTATTTTTTCCATAAGTCTTATGGGATTGGGATTTGCAAAAAATAACGCAGCATTAAGAAAAACGGCTATAGGTCTTTTTGCTTTAACATTTTTAAAAGTATTTTTAAGTGATATGAATGAAGTCAGCACGCCTTACAGAATAATTTCCTTCTTAATTTTAGGATTATTACTTATTGGAGGCTCGTATTTATATTACAGGCTCAAAGAAAGAATTATTCCAAATCAATAA
- a CDS encoding enoyl-CoA hydratase/isomerase family protein encodes MEFQTIIYNLENQVATISFNRPESLNALNETLMLELSSLLDEIAKNEDIKVLILTGAGDKSFVAGADINVLATLNTLQAKEFSKIGHIIIDKLQKLSIPVIAAVNGFALGGGTEIALACDFIYASENAMFGLPEITLGVIPGFGGTQRLPRLVGPAIAKEMIFTGKMISAAEAKEIGLVNKVLPANALMEEVKKVAKSLSFKGQVSLRAAKQAINNGLNSTLEIGCSIEIDAFAMTFASEDSKEGLKAFLEKRKPTFKGGLKG; translated from the coding sequence ATGGAATTTCAGACAATTATTTACAATTTAGAAAATCAAGTTGCTACTATTAGTTTTAATAGGCCTGAATCGTTAAATGCTTTGAATGAAACTTTGATGTTAGAGCTTTCATCTCTTCTTGATGAAATAGCTAAAAATGAAGATATTAAAGTTTTAATACTTACAGGAGCGGGCGATAAATCTTTTGTCGCTGGAGCTGATATTAATGTGCTTGCAACATTAAATACTCTTCAAGCAAAGGAATTTTCTAAAATAGGTCATATAATTATAGATAAGCTTCAAAAATTATCTATCCCTGTTATAGCTGCGGTTAATGGTTTTGCTCTCGGAGGAGGAACAGAGATTGCGCTTGCTTGCGATTTTATATATGCGTCAGAAAATGCTATGTTCGGTCTTCCAGAAATTACTCTTGGAGTTATACCTGGTTTTGGAGGAACTCAAAGGCTTCCAAGACTTGTAGGTCCAGCAATAGCTAAAGAAATGATATTTACAGGAAAAATGATAAGTGCAGCTGAAGCAAAGGAGATAGGTCTTGTCAATAAAGTTTTGCCGGCTAATGCTTTAATGGAAGAAGTAAAAAAAGTAGCGAAAAGTTTATCATTCAAAGGTCAAGTTTCATTAAGAGCGGCAAAACAAGCCATTAATAATGGTCTTAATTCAACTTTGGAAATAGGATGTTCTATTGAAATTGATGCTTTTGCTATGACCTTTGCGAGCGAAGACTCAAAAGAAGGTTTAAAGGCTTTCCTTGAAAAACGTAAACCTACATTTAAAGGCGGGTTAAAAGGTTAA
- a CDS encoding phenylacetate--CoA ligase — protein MIYNIEYETMPREALDSIKLRRLKDTLERVYATVPYYKNKFKEVGITPKDIKTLDDLKLIPFTTKQDLRDNYPYGMFAVPMDNVVRIHASSGTTGKPTVVGYTARDIGTWAEIMARSLVAGGAGQRDIIHNAYGYGLFTGGLGVHYGAEKLGASVIPVSGGNTKRQITIMKDFGPTILTSTPSYALHLAEVAQEMGFSFKDFKFKYGIFGAEPWSESMRREIEKKLNLTAVDIYGLSEVIGPGVAIECHEAKAGLHIFEDHFIPEIINPQTGEVLPYGEKGELVFTSLTKEAFPIIRYRTRDITSLIIEPCICGRNLMRMSRVSGRTDDMLIIRGVNVFPSQIESVLMEIEGIEPHYQLVVDREENLDILTVMVEIGQKLFSDEVKQLQEIERRIAKDIKEYLAVSVKVKLVEPKTISRSEGKAVRVIDKRKI, from the coding sequence ATGATTTATAATATTGAATATGAAACAATGCCGAGGGAAGCCCTTGATTCAATCAAATTGAGAAGGTTAAAAGATACTCTTGAAAGAGTCTATGCAACTGTGCCGTATTATAAAAATAAATTTAAAGAAGTGGGCATAACTCCAAAGGATATTAAAACCCTTGATGATTTAAAGCTTATTCCTTTTACAACAAAACAGGATTTAAGAGATAATTATCCTTATGGAATGTTCGCAGTTCCAATGGATAATGTTGTCAGAATTCATGCTTCTTCTGGAACAACTGGTAAGCCTACTGTAGTTGGCTATACGGCAAGAGACATAGGTACCTGGGCGGAAATCATGGCTCGAAGTCTTGTTGCCGGAGGTGCTGGCCAAAGGGATATAATTCATAACGCCTACGGTTACGGACTTTTTACAGGAGGTCTTGGCGTTCATTATGGAGCTGAAAAACTTGGAGCGTCTGTTATACCAGTATCAGGAGGAAATACTAAACGACAAATAACTATAATGAAAGATTTTGGGCCGACAATTCTTACATCAACTCCTTCTTACGCGCTTCACCTTGCAGAAGTTGCGCAAGAAATGGGTTTTTCATTTAAGGATTTTAAATTCAAATATGGAATTTTCGGAGCTGAACCTTGGTCTGAAAGCATGAGAAGAGAAATAGAAAAAAAGCTTAATCTTACTGCTGTGGATATATACGGTCTTAGCGAAGTAATAGGCCCTGGCGTTGCCATTGAATGCCATGAAGCTAAAGCCGGACTTCATATTTTTGAGGATCATTTTATTCCTGAAATAATTAATCCACAAACAGGCGAAGTTCTTCCTTATGGAGAAAAGGGAGAGCTTGTTTTTACAAGCCTTACAAAAGAAGCTTTTCCAATTATAAGATATAGAACCAGAGATATAACCAGTCTCATCATAGAACCATGTATATGTGGCAGAAACCTTATGCGTATGTCAAGAGTCAGCGGAAGAACTGATGATATGCTCATAATTAGAGGCGTGAATGTATTTCCATCACAGATTGAAAGTGTTCTTATGGAGATTGAAGGCATTGAACCTCATTATCAGCTCGTTGTTGATAGAGAAGAAAATCTCGATATCCTTACGGTTATGGTTGAAATAGGACAAAAACTATTTTCCGATGAAGTTAAACAGCTTCAAGAAATTGAAAGGCGGATAGCTAAAGATATAAAAGAATATCTCGCCGTTTCAGTTAAGGTAAAACTTGTTGAACCAAAAACTATAAGCAGAAGTGAAGGTAAAGCTGTAAGAGTAATTGATAAACGAAAAATATAG